A genomic stretch from Armatimonadota bacterium includes:
- a CDS encoding sodium:solute symporter family protein has protein sequence MSNFTTFDLIVVLVYLLGIGGIGVYQAVKIKSSGDYFAGGRKFSKWLMVMHALGTGTHADDPVGVTGAAYNHGLAGIWYTFVYLFVTPFYWLVAPLFRRSRFITTADFFKARFGGEMAMLYAVMGILMFCVNMGTLLKGTGSIATAVTQGAIPEWAAIAAMTVVFVAYGFAGGLIATVITESIQGVLIVVMSLLLVPFGLSKVGGFSGLHELVSADKFTLHAPSELTIPWIITGSVMMLIGIVAQPHIMEVCSTGKTEFEGRVGFTYGNFVKRFCAMGWAFTGVIVLAMVASGTIPSLTNETREAAFGIAIRVLLPAGLTGLMFAAILAAQMSSLSAFMVAASALLSRNIYKEKINPAADDKHLLRLARWVGLVIVAFGVGFAFMVEGVAQGLTIFWAMATFTGVFMWFGVLWRRANTTGAWLSFTIMACIWLALGPFGAMLKPAISFAPDWLGMYGDKKVLQLLALSFVPAGIVALVIGSLASERFRSKLPAYAGAGAVVLAWGLVVPHGRGFGSWMNPSQAELVMGTCLASALIALVLGSVFRHTPDQRRLDQFYLLLKTPVGREGELIEAGVNIVYAGHSEGHPWELKHPRLVNVVGFLVAAVFSLAILGLLYLLAGIGA, from the coding sequence ATGAGCAACTTCACAACCTTCGACCTGATCGTCGTACTCGTGTATCTGCTCGGCATCGGCGGCATCGGAGTCTACCAGGCCGTAAAGATCAAGAGTTCCGGTGACTACTTCGCGGGCGGCCGGAAGTTCAGCAAGTGGCTGATGGTGATGCACGCCCTGGGGACCGGCACTCACGCGGATGACCCTGTCGGAGTGACCGGCGCTGCCTACAACCACGGTCTAGCGGGCATCTGGTACACTTTCGTGTACCTCTTCGTCACGCCGTTCTACTGGCTCGTCGCGCCTCTGTTCAGGCGGTCCCGCTTCATCACGACAGCGGACTTCTTTAAGGCGCGCTTCGGCGGCGAGATGGCGATGCTCTATGCGGTCATGGGTATCCTGATGTTCTGCGTCAACATGGGTACCCTGCTCAAGGGCACCGGCTCGATTGCGACCGCTGTGACGCAGGGCGCGATCCCGGAGTGGGCGGCCATCGCCGCGATGACGGTCGTCTTCGTCGCGTACGGATTCGCGGGGGGTCTGATCGCCACGGTGATCACGGAGTCCATCCAGGGCGTGCTCATCGTGGTGATGTCGCTCCTGCTCGTACCGTTCGGCCTGTCGAAGGTCGGGGGCTTCTCGGGCCTTCACGAACTCGTATCCGCCGACAAGTTCACCCTGCACGCGCCGTCGGAACTGACCATCCCGTGGATCATCACCGGCTCCGTTATGATGCTGATCGGGATCGTCGCGCAACCGCATATCATGGAGGTGTGCTCGACCGGTAAGACCGAGTTCGAGGGCAGGGTGGGGTTCACCTACGGCAACTTCGTTAAGCGGTTCTGCGCGATGGGCTGGGCCTTCACCGGAGTCATAGTCCTGGCGATGGTCGCGTCGGGAACGATACCTTCGCTGACCAACGAGACGCGCGAAGCGGCGTTCGGCATCGCGATCCGAGTGCTGCTGCCCGCCGGGCTGACCGGCCTGATGTTCGCGGCGATCCTGGCGGCGCAGATGTCGTCCCTCAGCGCGTTCATGGTCGCGGCGTCGGCGCTCCTCAGCAGGAATATCTACAAGGAAAAGATCAACCCCGCCGCGGACGACAAGCATCTCCTCCGGCTAGCGCGCTGGGTCGGGCTCGTGATCGTCGCGTTCGGAGTCGGGTTTGCGTTCATGGTCGAGGGGGTTGCCCAGGGTCTCACGATCTTCTGGGCGATGGCGACCTTCACCGGGGTCTTCATGTGGTTCGGAGTCCTGTGGAGGCGCGCCAACACAACGGGCGCGTGGCTGTCGTTTACGATCATGGCCTGCATCTGGCTCGCTCTCGGCCCGTTCGGCGCCATGCTGAAGCCCGCCATCTCCTTTGCTCCCGACTGGCTCGGCATGTACGGCGACAAGAAGGTTCTGCAGTTGCTTGCGCTCTCCTTCGTTCCTGCGGGTATCGTCGCGCTTGTGATTGGCAGCCTCGCTTCAGAACGGTTTCGGAGCAAGCTGCCGGCCTATGCAGGTGCTGGAGCGGTTGTGCTCGCGTGGGGACTCGTCGTGCCGCATGGGCGCGGCTTCGGGTCGTGGATGAACCCCTCGCAGGCCGAACTAGTCATGGGGACGTGCCTGGCATCCGCGCTCATTGCGCTGGTGCTCGGCAGCGTGTTCAGACATACGCCCGACCAGCGCAGGCTGGATCAGTTCTATCTGCTCCTCAAGACCCCCGTCGGCCGCGAGGGTGAGCTGATCGAGGCGGGCGTGAATATCGTCTACGCCGGGCACAGCGAAGGGCATCCGTGGGAGCTGAAGCACCCTCGGTTGGTGAATGTCGTCGGCTTCCTCGTAGCGGCCGTCTTCTCGCTCGCCATCCTGGGGTTGCTGTATTTGCTCGCGGGGATCGGCGCATAG
- a CDS encoding PmoA family protein, with protein MSRFLTGLFLFLAISAAGASPGYRTAIVSSPDHDCSETLVSAVLTPPAGFGGVIVRGPSGIVPCQYCPEGNKIRLMWIAGALGKGQSRAYRVEFAPGSKPKASQGVQIKRIAGAVTVALDGKPFTTLRFADGPKPYLYPVIGPTGDPVTRNYPMREVEGETRDHPHHRSWWFTFGDVNGVDFWSENGKAGRIVQTRLEVADYGPVLGRIRTQNDWVAPDGKIVCRDASEMRFYRVSSGRMADLDVTIRATEGPVTFGDTKEGMMGFRVASSMDVDRKQGHIVNSRGQKDGDAWGRAAEWCDYYGPVNGKTVGIAVMDHPSSFRHPTYWHVRTYGLFAANPFGIGDFPEGKGKDGSYTIPKGGELRFRYRVFIHTGAPDQVGVWRIFDTYARPPVVTVK; from the coding sequence ATGTCACGTTTTCTGACCGGATTGTTTCTCTTTCTGGCAATATCGGCGGCGGGCGCGAGCCCCGGTTACCGAACCGCCATCGTCTCATCTCCTGATCACGACTGTTCAGAGACGCTCGTGAGTGCGGTTCTCACTCCGCCGGCGGGGTTCGGGGGCGTGATCGTGAGGGGTCCTTCGGGCATCGTGCCGTGCCAGTACTGCCCCGAAGGCAATAAGATCAGGCTCATGTGGATCGCCGGCGCTCTCGGCAAAGGCCAGAGCCGTGCGTATCGAGTCGAGTTCGCTCCGGGCTCGAAGCCGAAGGCCTCGCAGGGCGTGCAGATCAAGCGAATCGCGGGGGCAGTGACCGTGGCTCTTGACGGTAAGCCGTTCACCACTCTCCGCTTTGCCGACGGCCCGAAGCCGTACCTGTACCCGGTGATCGGCCCGACAGGTGACCCGGTGACGCGGAACTATCCGATGAGAGAGGTCGAGGGTGAGACGAGGGATCACCCGCACCATCGTTCATGGTGGTTTACCTTCGGCGATGTCAACGGCGTTGACTTCTGGTCCGAGAACGGGAAGGCCGGCAGGATAGTCCAGACGAGGCTGGAGGTCGCTGACTACGGCCCGGTGTTGGGTCGGATCAGGACGCAGAACGACTGGGTGGCCCCCGACGGCAAGATAGTCTGTCGTGACGCGAGTGAGATGCGCTTCTACCGCGTTTCAAGCGGGCGGATGGCCGATCTCGATGTGACGATACGCGCCACGGAGGGTCCGGTCACCTTCGGCGACACGAAAGAAGGTATGATGGGCTTCCGTGTGGCGTCCTCGATGGACGTTGATCGCAAGCAGGGACACATCGTGAACTCGCGCGGCCAGAAGGACGGCGATGCTTGGGGCAGGGCGGCCGAATGGTGCGACTACTACGGGCCGGTGAACGGGAAGACCGTCGGCATCGCTGTCATGGACCATCCCTCGAGTTTCCGGCATCCGACGTACTGGCACGTTCGCACCTACGGCCTCTTCGCCGCGAATCCATTCGGCATCGGCGATTTCCCGGAGGGCAAGGGCAAGGACGGAAGTTACACAATACCCAAAGGCGGCGAACTGAGGTTCCGATATCGGGTCTTCATACATACGGGCGCGCCCGACCAGGTCGGTGTATGGCGCATCTTCGACACTTACGCGCGCCCACCCGTCGTCACAGTCAAGTAA